In the genome of Pelodiscus sinensis isolate JC-2024 chromosome 3, ASM4963464v1, whole genome shotgun sequence, one region contains:
- the TTLL2 gene encoding putative tubulin polyglutamylase TTLL2 isoform X2 encodes MSVPRGPILRDFRAWSVKIENNGHTMASDHDAEDILKPLVFRLHENVPKAVREVLLERGWSEFDEQEQDEADWNLYWQNSPFRMTDHRSIKPWQRLNHYPETARITRKDYLARHLKRMKGIYGPSLYEFSPVAFIMPNDYVKFMAEYTKERQALGRKPSYWICKPVALSRGRGILIFQDIKDFVYDCMVIVQKYISNPLLISGYKWDLRLYVCVTSFCPLTIYTYEEGLVRFATEKYDLGSLDNVYAHLTNTSINKFGASYKKNKEGIGRGCKWTFSKFRSYLRSHEVDDLLLWRRINNIVMLTLLAVTPSVPLTSNCFELFGFDILIDDKFKPWLLEVNYSPALHLDCSIDTTVKKRLLHDIIELLNYKQTDTLRENKGASTKSSYAGRTHIRLTTQNENATDDSPDFLASKQESECTATSAVQSLLDVARGSFKKGAIAMGKMSRTQPRKTLTSQLRERMNKPKPSSQSKAASKSKQLPGARHSPHASVQVTHWLPTTESFNYKLTIPPYFVSAKDKRPFPRIGDFVLIFPFNDAALEASRNGIDIKSIIHEIHKLMSKQLPLEQQNVKKRKDYLSFR; translated from the coding sequence aaaataatGGCCACACAATGGCATCGGACCATGATGCAGAAGACATCCTAAAGCCTCTGGTCTTCCGGCTCCATGAAAACGTTCCTAAAGCAGTCCGTGAGGTCTTATTGGAACGAGGATGGAGTGAATTTGACGAACAAGAGCAAGATGAAGCAGACTGGAATCTGTACTGGCAGAACTCCCCTTTCCGTATGACTGACCACCGCAGCATTAAACCATGGCAGAGGCTGAATCATTATCCAGAAACAGCCAGGATCACAAGGAAAGACTATCTGGCAAGGCATTTGAAACGCATGAAAGGAATTTATGGACCATCTCTTTATGAGTTTAGTCCAGTGGCATTCATCATGCCTAACGACTATGTCAAGTTTATGGCAGAATATACCAAGGAGAGACAGGCACTGGGCAGAAAGCCAAGCTACTGGATTTGCAAGCCTGTGGCTCTGTCTCGTGGAAGGGGCATACTCATTTTCCAGGACATTAAAGACTTTGTATATGATTGCATGGTCATTGTGCAGAAGTACATTAGTAATCCTTTGCTTATTTCTGGGTACAAATGGGATCTCCGCCTCTATGTCTGTGTCACCAGTTTTTGCCCCCTTACCATTTACACTTACGAAGAAGGACTGGTGAGGTTTGCCACTGAGAAGTATGACCTCGGTTCTCTGGACAATGTCTATGCCCACCTGACAAACACAAGCATCAATAAATTTGGAGCCTCatacaaaaaaaataaagaagGGATCGGCCGTGGCTGCAAATGGACATTCAGCAAATTCCGATCTTACCTACGCAGCCATGAGGTGGATGACCTGCTGCTGTGGCGGAGAATAAACAACATTGTAATGCTGACCCTGCTTGCAGTAACCCCATCTGTTCCCTTAACTTCCAATTGCTTTGAGCTGTTTGGGTTTGACATTCTGATAGATGACAAATTCAAACCATGGCTTTTAGAGGTCAACTACAGCCCAGCCTTGCACCTAGACTGTTCCATAGACACAACAGTGAAAAAGAGACTTCTCCATGATATCATTGAATTGCTAAATTATAAGCAAACTGACACCTTGAGAGAAAACAAAGGGGCCAGCACTAAATCTTCCTATGCTGGTAGAACACACATCCGCTTGACTACACAGAATGAAAATGCAACTGATGATTCTCCTGATTTCCTTGCTTCTAAGCAAGAGAGTGAATGCACTGCCACTTCTGCAGTACAGTCGCTCTTAGATGTTGCAAGAGGTTCATTTAAAAAGGGGGCCATAGCAATGGGGAAAATGTCCAGAACACAACCCAGGAAAACACTAACCTCACAGCTCCGGGAAAGGATGAATAAGCCAAAACCATCTTCGCAATCAAAAGCTGCATCTAAAAGCAAACAGCTACCAGGCGCTAGACATTCTCCACATGCGTCTGTCCAAGTCACCCATTGGTTACCTACCACTGAATCATTCAATTACAAATTAACTATTCCTCCATATTTTGTTTCCGCTAAAGACAAAAGGCCGTTCCCTCGGATAGGTGATTTTGTCCTTATATTTCCTTTCAACGATGCGGCGCTTGAGGCTTCCAGAAATGGAATAGATATAAAAAGCATCATA
- the TTLL2 gene encoding putative tubulin polyglutamylase TTLL2 isoform X1, whose product MSVPRGPILRDFRAWSVKIGLGTVQSTEKCVWDGSWKREENNGHTMASDHDAEDILKPLVFRLHENVPKAVREVLLERGWSEFDEQEQDEADWNLYWQNSPFRMTDHRSIKPWQRLNHYPETARITRKDYLARHLKRMKGIYGPSLYEFSPVAFIMPNDYVKFMAEYTKERQALGRKPSYWICKPVALSRGRGILIFQDIKDFVYDCMVIVQKYISNPLLISGYKWDLRLYVCVTSFCPLTIYTYEEGLVRFATEKYDLGSLDNVYAHLTNTSINKFGASYKKNKEGIGRGCKWTFSKFRSYLRSHEVDDLLLWRRINNIVMLTLLAVTPSVPLTSNCFELFGFDILIDDKFKPWLLEVNYSPALHLDCSIDTTVKKRLLHDIIELLNYKQTDTLRENKGASTKSSYAGRTHIRLTTQNENATDDSPDFLASKQESECTATSAVQSLLDVARGSFKKGAIAMGKMSRTQPRKTLTSQLRERMNKPKPSSQSKAASKSKQLPGARHSPHASVQVTHWLPTTESFNYKLTIPPYFVSAKDKRPFPRIGDFVLIFPFNDAALEASRNGIDIKSIIHEIHKLMSKQLPLEQQNVKKRKDYLSFR is encoded by the exons GGCTTGGCACTGTACAAtcaactgaaaaatgtgtctgggatggaagctggaagcgTGAAG aaaataatGGCCACACAATGGCATCGGACCATGATGCAGAAGACATCCTAAAGCCTCTGGTCTTCCGGCTCCATGAAAACGTTCCTAAAGCAGTCCGTGAGGTCTTATTGGAACGAGGATGGAGTGAATTTGACGAACAAGAGCAAGATGAAGCAGACTGGAATCTGTACTGGCAGAACTCCCCTTTCCGTATGACTGACCACCGCAGCATTAAACCATGGCAGAGGCTGAATCATTATCCAGAAACAGCCAGGATCACAAGGAAAGACTATCTGGCAAGGCATTTGAAACGCATGAAAGGAATTTATGGACCATCTCTTTATGAGTTTAGTCCAGTGGCATTCATCATGCCTAACGACTATGTCAAGTTTATGGCAGAATATACCAAGGAGAGACAGGCACTGGGCAGAAAGCCAAGCTACTGGATTTGCAAGCCTGTGGCTCTGTCTCGTGGAAGGGGCATACTCATTTTCCAGGACATTAAAGACTTTGTATATGATTGCATGGTCATTGTGCAGAAGTACATTAGTAATCCTTTGCTTATTTCTGGGTACAAATGGGATCTCCGCCTCTATGTCTGTGTCACCAGTTTTTGCCCCCTTACCATTTACACTTACGAAGAAGGACTGGTGAGGTTTGCCACTGAGAAGTATGACCTCGGTTCTCTGGACAATGTCTATGCCCACCTGACAAACACAAGCATCAATAAATTTGGAGCCTCatacaaaaaaaataaagaagGGATCGGCCGTGGCTGCAAATGGACATTCAGCAAATTCCGATCTTACCTACGCAGCCATGAGGTGGATGACCTGCTGCTGTGGCGGAGAATAAACAACATTGTAATGCTGACCCTGCTTGCAGTAACCCCATCTGTTCCCTTAACTTCCAATTGCTTTGAGCTGTTTGGGTTTGACATTCTGATAGATGACAAATTCAAACCATGGCTTTTAGAGGTCAACTACAGCCCAGCCTTGCACCTAGACTGTTCCATAGACACAACAGTGAAAAAGAGACTTCTCCATGATATCATTGAATTGCTAAATTATAAGCAAACTGACACCTTGAGAGAAAACAAAGGGGCCAGCACTAAATCTTCCTATGCTGGTAGAACACACATCCGCTTGACTACACAGAATGAAAATGCAACTGATGATTCTCCTGATTTCCTTGCTTCTAAGCAAGAGAGTGAATGCACTGCCACTTCTGCAGTACAGTCGCTCTTAGATGTTGCAAGAGGTTCATTTAAAAAGGGGGCCATAGCAATGGGGAAAATGTCCAGAACACAACCCAGGAAAACACTAACCTCACAGCTCCGGGAAAGGATGAATAAGCCAAAACCATCTTCGCAATCAAAAGCTGCATCTAAAAGCAAACAGCTACCAGGCGCTAGACATTCTCCACATGCGTCTGTCCAAGTCACCCATTGGTTACCTACCACTGAATCATTCAATTACAAATTAACTATTCCTCCATATTTTGTTTCCGCTAAAGACAAAAGGCCGTTCCCTCGGATAGGTGATTTTGTCCTTATATTTCCTTTCAACGATGCGGCGCTTGAGGCTTCCAGAAATGGAATAGATATAAAAAGCATCATA
- the TTLL2 gene encoding putative tubulin polyglutamylase TTLL2 isoform X3: MASDHDAEDILKPLVFRLHENVPKAVREVLLERGWSEFDEQEQDEADWNLYWQNSPFRMTDHRSIKPWQRLNHYPETARITRKDYLARHLKRMKGIYGPSLYEFSPVAFIMPNDYVKFMAEYTKERQALGRKPSYWICKPVALSRGRGILIFQDIKDFVYDCMVIVQKYISNPLLISGYKWDLRLYVCVTSFCPLTIYTYEEGLVRFATEKYDLGSLDNVYAHLTNTSINKFGASYKKNKEGIGRGCKWTFSKFRSYLRSHEVDDLLLWRRINNIVMLTLLAVTPSVPLTSNCFELFGFDILIDDKFKPWLLEVNYSPALHLDCSIDTTVKKRLLHDIIELLNYKQTDTLRENKGASTKSSYAGRTHIRLTTQNENATDDSPDFLASKQESECTATSAVQSLLDVARGSFKKGAIAMGKMSRTQPRKTLTSQLRERMNKPKPSSQSKAASKSKQLPGARHSPHASVQVTHWLPTTESFNYKLTIPPYFVSAKDKRPFPRIGDFVLIFPFNDAALEASRNGIDIKSIIHEIHKLMSKQLPLEQQNVKKRKDYLSFR, translated from the coding sequence ATGGCATCGGACCATGATGCAGAAGACATCCTAAAGCCTCTGGTCTTCCGGCTCCATGAAAACGTTCCTAAAGCAGTCCGTGAGGTCTTATTGGAACGAGGATGGAGTGAATTTGACGAACAAGAGCAAGATGAAGCAGACTGGAATCTGTACTGGCAGAACTCCCCTTTCCGTATGACTGACCACCGCAGCATTAAACCATGGCAGAGGCTGAATCATTATCCAGAAACAGCCAGGATCACAAGGAAAGACTATCTGGCAAGGCATTTGAAACGCATGAAAGGAATTTATGGACCATCTCTTTATGAGTTTAGTCCAGTGGCATTCATCATGCCTAACGACTATGTCAAGTTTATGGCAGAATATACCAAGGAGAGACAGGCACTGGGCAGAAAGCCAAGCTACTGGATTTGCAAGCCTGTGGCTCTGTCTCGTGGAAGGGGCATACTCATTTTCCAGGACATTAAAGACTTTGTATATGATTGCATGGTCATTGTGCAGAAGTACATTAGTAATCCTTTGCTTATTTCTGGGTACAAATGGGATCTCCGCCTCTATGTCTGTGTCACCAGTTTTTGCCCCCTTACCATTTACACTTACGAAGAAGGACTGGTGAGGTTTGCCACTGAGAAGTATGACCTCGGTTCTCTGGACAATGTCTATGCCCACCTGACAAACACAAGCATCAATAAATTTGGAGCCTCatacaaaaaaaataaagaagGGATCGGCCGTGGCTGCAAATGGACATTCAGCAAATTCCGATCTTACCTACGCAGCCATGAGGTGGATGACCTGCTGCTGTGGCGGAGAATAAACAACATTGTAATGCTGACCCTGCTTGCAGTAACCCCATCTGTTCCCTTAACTTCCAATTGCTTTGAGCTGTTTGGGTTTGACATTCTGATAGATGACAAATTCAAACCATGGCTTTTAGAGGTCAACTACAGCCCAGCCTTGCACCTAGACTGTTCCATAGACACAACAGTGAAAAAGAGACTTCTCCATGATATCATTGAATTGCTAAATTATAAGCAAACTGACACCTTGAGAGAAAACAAAGGGGCCAGCACTAAATCTTCCTATGCTGGTAGAACACACATCCGCTTGACTACACAGAATGAAAATGCAACTGATGATTCTCCTGATTTCCTTGCTTCTAAGCAAGAGAGTGAATGCACTGCCACTTCTGCAGTACAGTCGCTCTTAGATGTTGCAAGAGGTTCATTTAAAAAGGGGGCCATAGCAATGGGGAAAATGTCCAGAACACAACCCAGGAAAACACTAACCTCACAGCTCCGGGAAAGGATGAATAAGCCAAAACCATCTTCGCAATCAAAAGCTGCATCTAAAAGCAAACAGCTACCAGGCGCTAGACATTCTCCACATGCGTCTGTCCAAGTCACCCATTGGTTACCTACCACTGAATCATTCAATTACAAATTAACTATTCCTCCATATTTTGTTTCCGCTAAAGACAAAAGGCCGTTCCCTCGGATAGGTGATTTTGTCCTTATATTTCCTTTCAACGATGCGGCGCTTGAGGCTTCCAGAAATGGAATAGATATAAAAAGCATCATA